One window of the Cydia splendana chromosome 18, ilCydSple1.2, whole genome shotgun sequence genome contains the following:
- the LOC134799450 gene encoding uncharacterized protein LOC134799450, which produces MIAKYLLGLFLCLLITVNIASVAAFKLIPMKMNIRDIFYEDTVEISEEMSEDISYDSSEEITYDNTDDLIIRMISGMIYEQSTTDSYKNTKAVTIKGTTKDSSKKLKGVVSGETAENSSGKSKEVVTQNSLGNTNKAVSGETAENLSGKSKEVVSGKSTKDTKGSTKVKRAVSGETEEVSSGMVRQDVSGETAEDTKKTMRNISGETAENSSGKSKESFSGETSEDKY; this is translated from the exons ATGATTGCTAAATATTTGTTAGGATTATTCTTATGTCTGCTAATCACAGTAAATATAGCTAGCGTGG CTGCTTTTAAACTTATTCCGATGAAAATGAATATCAGAGACATCTTTTATGAAGATACCGTTGAAATCTCCGAGGAAATGTCTGAAGATATCTCTTATGATAGTAGCGAGGAAATTACCTACGACAACACTGATGACTTGATCATAAGAATGATCAGCGGGATGATTTATGAACAATCCACAACAGATTCATATAAAAATACCAAGGCGGTTACGATCAAAGGGACTACAAAGGACTCCTCTAAAAAGCTTAAGGGCGTTGTCTCCGGAGAAACTGCAGAAAATTCCTCCGGTAAGTCCAAGGAGGTTGTTACACAAAATTCTCTGGGAAATACCAACAAGGCTGTCTCTGGAGAAACCGCAGAGAACTTATCCGGTAAGAGCAAGGAGGTTGTCTCCGGAAAATCCACAAAGGACACCAAAGGTTCCACTAAAGTCAAGAGAGCTGTCTCTGGGGAGACCGAGGAGGTTTCCTCCGGAATGGTCAGGCAGGATGTCTCTGGAGAAACCGCAGAGGATACCAAGAAGACTATGAGGAATATCTCTGGAGAGACAGCGGAGAACTCTTCCGGAAAATCTAAAGAGTCTTTCTCTGGAGAGACCTCAGAAGATAAGTATTAA
- the LOC134799221 gene encoding uncharacterized protein LOC134799221, translating to MSSTTRNIMGPKNLLTPVLGLLIIVNYVTAIQWDFEFGKKYEPSTSELTEKEGTIGPFSYRNFYKLTVPPLSKVTYVRVTVWSLSPPKVDYDWNTDTVSIVYSFIQVTISTFKIHVDGYPYILKDIKG from the exons atgtcgagcacta CCCGCAACATCATGGGACcgaaaaatttgcttacaccgGTACTGGGTCTGCTGATAATTGTGAATTACGTAACTGCCATTCAATGGGATTTCGAGTTTG GTAAAAAGTACGAGCCGAGCACTTCTGAGCTTACCGAAAAGGAGGGCACAATTGGACCATTCTCGTATCGCAATTTTTATAAGTTAACC GTGCCGCCATTATCTAAGGTCACATATGTCAGAGTAACAGTATGGTCTCTCAGCCCGCCAAAAGTGGATTACGATTGGAACACTGACACTGTTTCCATCGTTTACTCTTTCATACAAGTTACAATCAGCACATTCAAAATTCACGTCGATGGTTATCCTTACATTCTTAAAGACATAAAGGGTTAA